In Desulforhopalus sp., the genomic stretch GCGAACTCCGATGGAAACCCTTGTGGATGGAAAGACAGTATGGCAGGATAAAAACTTGAACTGAATTTGATCTGACAGACACCTGCAAAAAACTGGTAACTGTCAGATCAAGTCGTAACTACTACACCTAATCGTTCCTAATAGCTTGGTGAAGGGGTCTGGGAATGAAGGTCGAAATTGTTTATAGGAGTCTATACCGCTTAAGCTTTTGTGCAAGGCATTGCCTGGTCAAACAAAGCTGTTTAGCAGCCTGAGATTTATTGCCGTTAGATATCTTCATAGCTTTCTCAATTAGTTTTTTCTCTAGGTAAGTCACGTGCTCGGGAATGGAGAGAGAGGTGAGAGCAGGACCGCCATTGCTGCCAGGAATTTGACTGAATTCTTGAAGGGGTGAAGAACACTGCGAGAGGCGAATTATCTCATTATCGGCTGTTAGAGCGACAAGTCTTTCGACCTCCCGGATCAGTTGGCGCACATTGCCTGGCCACTGGTATTGTTCAAAAAGATCCAAAACATCAGTGTCAAATCCTGCGACATTCCTGGCGTAACGAAGGTTGGTCTGTTCGAGAAAATGAAGTGCCAATGGAAGGATGTCCTCCCGTCTCCTACGAAGTGGTGGGACTGTGATTTCAACAGAGAAGAGGCGAAAATACAAGTCTTCACGGAATAGGCCTTTTTTGACCAGTACTGAGATGTCTTTGTTCGTGGCGCAAATAAGGCGCAAATCATAGGATATGGTTTTATTGCCTCCCAACCTTTGACCTTCTTGTTCCTCTAGGGCGCGCAGTATTTTGGGCTGAACGGTAAGCGGCATTTCGGCGATCTCATCAAGAAACAAAGTACCACTGTCCGCATCTTCAAATTTTCCTTTTCTACTGCTGTCTG encodes the following:
- a CDS encoding sigma 54-interacting transcriptional regulator; translation: MRVERCTIFIMEIGSNRICSMFGTGLEEIRIVPPMDGSVVGRVISTGKSVIDNDLTSHQGYHIQIAEQTGFACHSMLCSPIKAKDDNQVFGAVQLLNKLDRGVFSEDDRLQLEEVAYILSTSIKSTAFNQEILHIADFLGQEVDRLGQSSVRGKLFIAESPAMREVLHLVKVVSTTPINVMILGENGTGKELIARMIHEQSARKTKPFVPVNCACIPESLVESEFFGHERGAFTGADSSRKGKFEDADSGTLFLDEIAEMPLTVQPKILRALEEQEGQRLGGNKTISYDLRLICATNKDISVLVKKGLFREDLYFRLFSVEITVPPLRRRREDILPLALHFLEQTNLRYARNVAGFDTDVLDLFEQYQWPGNVRQLIREVERLVALTADNEIIRLSQCSSPLQEFSQIPGSNGGPALTSLSIPEHVTYLEKKLIEKAMKISNGNKSQAAKQLCLTRQCLAQKLKRYRLL